GGTTGGTATTTTTGACCAATAACTGCTGCTGTAAGTGTAACCGCTAAATACTACGTCTTGCTTTGTGTCTTCTCCATCCAATGACATCTACAATGACATCAGTATTACATCATCCTCTAAATAAAGAAGCGTTTTGAAGTTGCTGTCTGAGGTGGgttttttatttgtctgctttttccttttttaaaaggaaacaaattaacaacatcaacacattAAACATTGAGACACAGCAACAAAGATTAACATGCAACAGAGTaattataaaacacaaatagaAAATGGCTGCCTGACAAAGCATCACTAGGTAAGTTACCAGTTTACTCAGTGTTTAGATGCACTTAAGTAAGCATGTCAACCTTTCTGCTGTCATCTGATCTTTTACATGTCATGTATACAAGATACCTGGTTTCCGTGGGGGATTACAGAAACATGGGGTTGTATTCAAAAAAACATCGGACTAAAAGTAGCTCTGAACTGGCTGCGTTGAGAGAAACGTGTCAGTCCAAACTTTAGGACTCCTAAGTTTATGGTCTAAAAGGTAATTCCCAAAGCCTTTAACACTAAAAGTAGCTCTTAAATTGAGTGAAATTAGATGCAGTCCAGAAGACTCCTGAATCACTAATACCTGCTCAGTCAGTCAGCTGCTGCAGATAAAGCACCTGTTGTGTTCAGAGTTTAAAAGCATCGTTAAACTGATGTCAGAAAGACTAAAAACACGAACGGCTCCTCATCAAGGCATGGCCGGGGCATTTGTTATGAAGAGAAGAAAGCCAAACACTTCAGCCATACACAGGAGGAGACACTGCTGTTTAGTActaaaaatactttattcagTAAACCTGGTTCATATAGGTTTAGGCTGACCTGCCCAGTCACTCATTCTAATACAAACACATGACTACTACATGTGTTTCAAAtgaagtttatttaaaaatgtttttcaccaCTTAAACATTAACTGTTTAAACATGgaaatatttgaatttattaTTCTATTGTTCTTTAAATAGATTACATCATTACATAATACCTTATGTTCAGCATTTGTACACTCATAATAAAATTTTATACACAGCAAGTCATGAACCAGCAGAAGTACTCGATGTAAAACAGCTACCACTAGAGGGCGACTCTACACCTTTAGCTACCCATGCCTACAGTTATAACACCTAAACTAACATTCAAAATGACTTTCATTTCAAGGCAATATCTCACTCTTGGTTgagatacatatatatatgttcacAATGTTGACAAATTAAGTCGAAGATAAGTAACCTTGTTAAACTGTCACGAGTGGATGCCTCGGTGTGGTGTCGATGGAGCAGCACTATAGAGCTGAGATGATGCACAAGGTGATGGACGTCTAAAATGTTCGTTAACAGTGCAGGTCATCGCCGGGTCTCCTTGTCCAAAAGGTCTTTGGCCTCGTTGATCTTAGCAGCGAGATACGGTGACCCACCtgcacacacgcaaacacaagTTTTAGTCTGATTCTGTGATTACACCTTTAACACACTTTTCAAACATCATTCAACATTATTACTGGGTTCCATAGGGATGCCCAACCCAACTTTTGGCAGATTTCACAATGTGTATTGATAACTACATTCAACATTCACAAGCTTTTCAATGACTGAAGTTAGGGCTGGAGGGCTGGGTGATGGTGTGGGGTTTCCCAACAGTGTCAGTGTTCAAATGAGGCATTGGGCATAAAACCCTtctcataaaaaacaataaatacaaaatgtcattACCTTTACCCCCTCTTTGATGATATGTCTCCTTCTGGTACCAAGTCTAGGCTACTTCCTGATTTGTTTCTTGTTATGTATTAACTCCACATTGTgcacatttttctcattttaaaaaatgtgtatcaTATACGTATGTCCTGTATGGGCTACAGTCCTTTCTTCAAGACATTTTATGTTCATGGTAAACTGTTTGGGGATAATAGGTGTTATTTTGTATTACGTGATCTcctaatgtaaaaatgtagtattgtttatatttttaaattaaggcCTACATGTTCCAAACATGACTTGTCATCAATATGCcaaatttattttgtatatataaAGCTCTAACAAGCTATCCTGTACAGTTACCAATTGTCACTATTAGATACTTCAACTACGCATGAATATCAACTTTAATAACAGTTTCAGTACAGACAGAGCAGAACATGtgaccatatacagtatgtgtacaggTCACAGTTTATGTGAATGTTGTAACTCGAGACTGCTAATGTAGCCAATTTCATCTGtgatattatttacaaaaaaacaaaacaaatgttgcaACAAATGGATTTACTTTTGTTATACCTTTATCTGGATGGTTCAGGACCATGATCCTCCGATGGGCCTCGCGTACCTTAGCCTTAGTGCTGGTTGGGCTGGACATGAAACAAAGAGTACATCCATGTGAGCAATCATAACTTTCCTCTGAGCCGTGAGAGACACTGACAGAATGcagtaaatacagaaatattaacTACAACACATCCTGTTACCTGATGCCAAGAACGAGGCTGGCCTCTCGTTTGGACATCTTCTGCTCAAAACCTCCTTTATAATATGATGAGAAAGCCTGTGGTGACAGAAAAGGATTAGAGCTTTGATTCTCAATAGTCTGAACCTAACTGGGCCCATCCCAAAAAAACTTTGAGACTTGTTAGTCTGTACTATTTCCCTCCAAAATCAGAGAATGCAAAACAATGTCAGGGTTTTCTCAGCATATCTAAATCTATAGTATCTCAAGTGTTTCTTTGAACCATCTACAACTTGTACAAACACAGTAGAAAGACAAAGCACTAATGAAGAACGAGAGTTGCAGACAACAGCTTGCTTTTTCTTGTGCATAGAAACTGGATAATTTAAGTTGTATGTCACAATAAAAGTCAGGTTTTAGTTAAGTTCTGGTTCATTTAAGGCTGCAGTTGTCCAGGCTCAAGTCGGGTTGAACCTGAATCCACATCAATATCCACATCTAGCCAATTTTCTTTGACCTGATTAATATTCTGAAGAGGAATACTATTTTCAAAGGCTGAAGATATGGACTCACTTAACAATGAGGTGCGTAATAATAAGGTGCAGGTAAATTTGCAAATGAACCATATTATCAAACAACTGAAAAGTGAGATGTAGAATTTAGCAGAATAGGACTGGTTGTGAACATCGCGGCAGATGTATAGGAGGTTAATTAATTACTCACTGATGTGGGCATCTTCTTGACCGTTTCAGAGAAGATTTGTCCAAGAGGTTTCCACAACTGGAATGCATAGCGGCCTGTGGAtcaaacacaagacacatgaaactgttcaaaaccaaacaaatttgAATATGAAAGGGGAGcaacaaaaagcaaagcagaaatctgtaaagaaaatgtttctcGCTAAAGAGAACATTTTTGCAATCTGAGTGATAGTAAACACTTTTTCAGCCAGAAAAAGAATACAGCACTTACACATTCAGATAATATTATCTTGGCAAATTACTGATCTTTTATCAAACTCTTACCTGCAAAACCCGCAGCAGCCACACCAAGACCGACTGCAATCAGAGTCCCTCCCTgtcaccaaaacaaaacatccagcagttaccACACTGGGTTAGACATGTCATATAACTTGAAGATTTGTGTGGCAGCTCCAGTACGCCCTATGTGATCCACTGTGGAGAGATGCAGGATGAGCATCTTGTGTGCAGCATAATATCTTTTGATTTTGGCATTGCAATATGTCACAAAGATGTATAAAGTACCTTATGTGACATGAAGGTAACTGATTGTCAGAGCATTTACACGTATAGGAGGTTGTGACATTGTAGTTTTACCTGCAACAGAATTTGAATTTACATCCAAATTCATTAGTATGGTTACTGTGgagtttagggctgcaactaacaattattttcattgtcgattattttctcaattaatcgattagttgtttggtctataaaatgtcagaaaatggtgaaaaatggcaatcagtgtttcccaaatgtcttgttttgtacaCAACCCACAACTGTCCACAACTCAGTGTACTGTCATCGAGgagtaaagaaaccagaaacTATTCACAaagaattttgactttttttcttaaaagattACTTAAaccaattaatcgattatcacaATAGTTGACAATTCATTTAATATTTGACAACTAATCGATTAttcgttgcagctctagtggAGTTTAAGTCCGTTATTTTTAGGGCTCTTTtgtctatatctctatatctatagaCTGTGTCATGTTAGCATATTGGTAAATCTAAGAGTATGGACAACATCAGTCTTTAGGTTTCCCACTTGAGACTAGCTAGTTAAAGTGAATTTTCATGTTTGGCATGTATGGCACCTGCGGTTTGAACAGTCCCGAGTTAATAAACGTTTACCAAGTTGTCCAGAAAGCTACCGTATGTCGCACTACTAGTTAAAGTTAGTGGAAAACTAATAACCAGTGTTTACTTAAGCAAGTTAGTTAGTTCGCTAGCTAGATAGCTATTGCATGAGCAGTGACGTTACGTTAGCGGTCATTTCGATTACCTAACACACGCTTTAGCAGGTGAAAACCAGCCTGGTTTAGTTTGACTGACTCCAcaaatgttttcagtgtaaaaacaGATACTTACCAGCCGTCGGTCTATGTCCGCATCACTCCTAACGCTTGTTTTTGGAGTATATTCAGCATATCGCATCATGTCATCCACGGTCACTCCACCGGAGTTCGCCATGTTGCCTCAGCTACGTAAGTCAAATCACCTTGGTAACCCACAGCCCATCCGGTTacgactttcaaaataaaactcagcGACCGATAATTTCCGGTTTAGTTTGTAGCATCTTTATTAGCCTCTGAAACTTAACACAGTCTCATTGAGCTTTTCTTTTACCCCCGTCTTTCAGGAAAAAAACGTGTCAAATAAGTTGATAACTGACTTAATTTTAATTAACTTCCTATCTGGTTTCGTAATtgatgaaacaatgaaaacattgttagactgaaaaaacagaaaaactgttgaatggaagaaaaaagaagccactcttgatcctggaaAACATGAACTAAGTCTGACAAATCAATTTTAGGCTACTGGGAAAATGGAACTGATTCCTGATGCTTGAGATCGTTGCCACCATCAAATTACTTCAAGCTACAAGATTTTGTGACAGTCACTACTGTTGAGAAgaagtgttttgtgttttaaaaccACCAAATCAAGGACAGGGTTGAAATAATTCCCATTAGAGATAACAGGAAGACTGCTGTATTTTCTTCATCTTATGATGGCAGCTGCCTGTGATCTTATAGTGTGAATCTTTCTGAAACATCACTCCAAAATCCCAGAAATCTGTTCTATCAGCCTGAAAACCGTCAATTAGACAAtagattttaatttgaaagaaaataaatctgtgcCCTCTTTTGAGGATCTAAACAACTTGACAGAAAAATCTCACAAAGgtctgttctggagctttccatcatatcacatcatcttcatcagcatgcccagttgtcatggaattgtactTTGTTCATGTTGGCGTAAAAATTTTGCTTCACAGCAAACTCTGCTGAGAGCTCCAGAGCAGagatggaccttgaggtgagacagttttgtcagctgctgtttccaaggtcaagaatgaactcagGAGCTTAACTTTATGCCTCGTTTGTGTAACTGATATTCATTGTGATTTTCAAAAGGTTTGTTAGGAGGATTCCTGAATTTATCTAGAATAAACCGTTGTTGTTTCATATTTATGCCACTAGATGGAGCCATTGAAAAGTGAACCGCGTGatgctgtaaaatgtgtttgtgtgttgcacaGAATAGGAATGACTCCTGAAGAGTATTGTTAGATAAATATTGAATTTAGTGTGTTGCACTGGAAGTTAGCAATGTTCAGTGtcatgtttacatgtgtttatttgtgtttgtgttgttttatttgcttttgtttgtgtttgcatgattgttttatttgtttatatttgcttGTGTTACTTTATTAtgctttatttgtgttttcttgttgcaTCAGTTACATCTGGTATCTTTTTGTTAGCTGTCGTacttgtgtatgtttgtgtgttttatatgtttgCATATGTGCTTGATTTGTGTTTGAATTTGTGCATGAATTTTCTCTTTGCACTTGTatctgaatatgtgtgtgtgtgtgtgtgtgtgtgtgtgtgtgtgtgtgtacaggtgtactTTGTGGCCCTTGTGGACCCTTGACATGATTAGGGGTCCAGCAGGAGTCTCGGAGCAgggagcagcagcacagaggagCTGATGGAGTCCTGAGCCTGGAGCTGGTTTCTATTGTCCCCGGTAATTGGATTTGGTCTGGGAGGAGAGATGGCTGCCAGTGAGAGGCTGCGATCATTAGGTGTGAATGAGACGTGTGGTGCCAGggctgaacacacaaacacacacacacacagattggtATTGTGCTGTTCAGTGGacaccaaatacacacacacacgtgtccaCACTAATCCAGATATATCTGAAAATGCTGTTATCATGTCAAACACCATTCTGCCCACACGTGTGTTTTCTAAAAGCTCACCTCCACActgtaacattaaaacaaacaggacAACAGCTAAATATcttcttaataataatatagcCAAACACATAGTAAAGAGGGATGTTTCATGAAGCAAGATGACCAGGTAAGAcagatttactgtacatttatttgcagGAAACTCAGTTCCTTAAAGCAGGTTTTAATAAGTTTGACCTAAGTTACCATGGAAAGTTATTCCTCTAAAGTAGCCCAGGTTAGTTTTCAGGTTTAAAAATCTATCAGTctagacagacaaagacaaatctatctgtctttgttttatggCAGTGGTTTGCCAATTTTTTCTCCGTTGTCAGATTGCCACACACTGTATAGCCTGGGCCTATTGTAAATGCATTGGTATTTTGTCCTTTGTCCCTTCACTTACCTGTTGTGGCAGTTTACAGCTCTGTTTGGATGTGTCTTTTGTACGCCTGTGTGGAATTATAGGGAGGTTATTGTTTTGACTGCACCGTCACTCAACACACTGcatcttaaaggggaactccaccgatgctacacatcaaagtgtgtttgcaggtgttagggagtactactgcatatgtggaaaaagttgcataaagccttttgtggttacagagggagctgtgtgaagtctgataaatgtcctcaagtgacgTCACTTTAGTGAgtgtcagttggggctgaagactacaagtttgaaactgaaaaatatcTGGGGGTGTggcgttagaaagaagtgagcttagcagacctctgtagcccgctcctcatctctgctcgaggctagcagctcgaggctatagtagccgctactagcataacacaccttaatctctgactgaactgtcagtgatcaagttgcattgtggagTACACTAAAAACTGATTGTGTTATACCAATATTATTGCCAATATTGTCTCTACAGCTGCTAGTGTTGGACCTTTATTAATTAGTAGCGAGTTCATCATTTTTTGAGTGCGGCGGAAACTTTCATCGTGTTGTGTTGGACTTGCAGCGTTTCTGTACGTCTTTTATGTGTTGTCAAACTGGTGAATGTGTTTCTTAAACTGCTTGTGTTTTATACAATTGAGAATATGCTTccacaaacagaaattacaaagaaagtgaagagaaaatgaCAAAGGCCTGCTCATTATACTGCAGAGCTGATaagcaattacattttaatagaaCATGAAACTGCACAGACATTTACTGCTTTGATGTTGTGCCATCTTTTTACTTTGAGAGCTGACTTATACAACTTACTTACTAACCCTATATTGACAACAAGAGTTGAGCCTGACAAGCTGAGTCCGAGATTTCCTAAAATGGTCACCGCACAGTTGTTGAACCTGTTTGATTTAGATGACAACATGGTTTTTCTCTGGCGCCACACTCGGGACAAAGCAGAGATTTTTTGTGGTAAGGATCTAAGAATAGAAAAGTTTCCAATTTTCATCCATCCAATAGATGCATAATGAGCATTAAAGCCTCACAGGGCAATGTTTTTCCTTAAAGGATACtttcacagtttttcaagtctgtcttaaaacaatagtcaggtgcccatatgaacattgaaactgccttttgttgaaacatcaCGTGGGTGTCTCTTTAGTAAAATTTCCCTCCACTGTAGCTCAACAGGGAATCACTGTCCAGGGAAATGCAAAGAGAGAGTTTTATACTAAAAGACTTGCAGGAAGCTTTAGATAAActggaatatatttttgcacaaaacgaggactgtagattttgtcccccatcacttccACTGAATGTGCATTGAAGAAGGAATCTTTTAATGggcagtatgaacaggaggactAATTACAGctagcaaaacctgtttcaagtCAAACTGTGAACGTACCATTTAAGCAGTAATAACAGCAGCACTCTTTCTCATAAACGAATGCATCTATAGCAGAACACTTAGTTGTGTCAAAGTGTTTTGCCCCTATTAAACCTCTCAGTTCATATAAAGATTTATAATGCAGCAGTACACAGGCTGCAGTAGAGGAGGGCAGATTATTTGCATATTAAAAAATtaacctgtgtttgtgtgtgtgtgcatgtccaaCTTAATCTTGGTGAGGGAGAAACAtttactgaacacacacatacacgcgtAGTGTTTCCATGGGAACCAAGCAGCCACT
This Siniperca chuatsi isolate FFG_IHB_CAS linkage group LG12, ASM2008510v1, whole genome shotgun sequence DNA region includes the following protein-coding sequences:
- the dnajc15 gene encoding dnaJ homolog subfamily C member 15; this translates as MANSGGVTVDDMMRYAEYTPKTSVRSDADIDRRLGGTLIAVGLGVAAAGFAGRYAFQLWKPLGQIFSETVKKMPTSAFSSYYKGGFEQKMSKREASLVLGISPTSTKAKVREAHRRIMVLNHPDKGGSPYLAAKINEAKDLLDKETRR